From one Deltaproteobacteria bacterium genomic stretch:
- a CDS encoding cytochrome c3 family protein: MKVVGDRKRIMRFVHHFIFLLLVPFFFFSWTGVSLSIENEECLGCHGTRDILEMSEEERLEMVVPTPGKKEVRKGKLTLYVDYKGFRSSVHSELSCVDCHTGIEDLPHPQRMGMVDCAQCHEEIVGQYEKSKHAKASERLCFECHNPHVTTSFRRLSQKERMGICLQCHKKKGHRWLPQRELHFRYLECTVCHAPNAEKGLFFHLTAEQEDGKRITLSYKQLKDFTRGYQGDVAKAIDRNGNNLVEVHEINRFIAKLKEGGIRSPRIEEEVLVLQPYHNYTDEVEHIKDCAMCHTSGAPFYSRVMLRVPEERGRWPTSKMDKAIIGKIPPIPSKDYYFATVHGQNGVECIDCHADLTILREGEEFKVKELETPVCEQCHEDVMEEYKNSLHYKVSEEICFGCHDPHSSIPFKDLDVEQRKAICMKCHDPEMGHDWLPQRGIHFRYLECTMCHAPQAEKGMVFYLQMVDRKGVEKRLKYGEVAELLGMENPDLVKLLDGDGNGFLEAKEILSFLKSMREKDEERVELGAMVLVLKPFHNYTDKGTKAKDCSLCHSSQAEFYSKLVMEIPEQGGGIRTLPLDKDTLVGIHTIPVTSPFYLLGESRISKRDIAALMYAVKKGTVRDSMYAVRKIGYKWLDVIGILFLLGGLGFVILHGLIRVLTRGMRAKGRP; this comes from the coding sequence ATGAAGGTGGTGGGGGATAGGAAAAGAATAATGAGGTTTGTCCACCATTTTATTTTTCTCCTGTTGGTGCCCTTTTTTTTCTTCTCGTGGACAGGTGTCTCCCTTTCCATAGAGAATGAAGAATGTCTCGGGTGTCATGGAACCCGAGATATCCTCGAAATGAGTGAAGAGGAGAGGCTCGAGATGGTAGTCCCTACCCCCGGGAAAAAGGAGGTTAGGAAGGGGAAGCTTACCCTCTATGTGGATTATAAGGGGTTTCGCTCCTCAGTCCACAGTGAGCTGAGTTGTGTAGATTGCCATACTGGTATTGAGGATCTCCCTCATCCACAGAGGATGGGCATGGTTGACTGCGCCCAGTGTCATGAAGAGATCGTAGGCCAGTATGAAAAGAGCAAACACGCCAAGGCCAGTGAACGGCTCTGTTTTGAGTGCCATAACCCCCATGTCACCACCTCCTTCAGGAGACTCTCCCAAAAGGAAAGGATGGGGATTTGCCTCCAATGTCATAAGAAAAAGGGGCACAGGTGGTTGCCCCAAAGGGAGCTTCATTTCCGATACTTAGAATGCACAGTCTGTCACGCCCCCAACGCCGAAAAGGGACTCTTCTTTCATCTCACTGCGGAGCAAGAGGATGGGAAGAGAATCACCCTTTCCTATAAACAACTGAAGGATTTCACCCGTGGATACCAAGGAGATGTGGCAAAGGCCATCGACCGCAACGGAAACAACCTTGTGGAAGTGCATGAGATCAACAGGTTTATTGCCAAGTTAAAGGAGGGGGGGATAAGGTCCCCACGGATTGAGGAAGAGGTCCTGGTATTGCAGCCATATCATAACTACACTGATGAGGTTGAACATATCAAAGACTGTGCTATGTGTCATACGTCAGGGGCGCCTTTCTACTCCAGGGTCATGCTCAGGGTGCCAGAGGAAAGGGGAAGGTGGCCTACCTCCAAGATGGACAAGGCCATCATAGGTAAGATCCCCCCCATCCCCTCAAAGGACTACTACTTCGCAACGGTCCACGGTCAGAATGGAGTGGAGTGTATAGACTGTCATGCAGATTTGACCATCCTGCGTGAGGGTGAGGAGTTTAAGGTCAAGGAACTGGAGACGCCGGTCTGCGAGCAATGCCATGAGGACGTAATGGAGGAGTACAAAAACAGTTTACATTACAAAGTCAGCGAGGAGATCTGCTTTGGCTGTCATGACCCACATTCCAGTATTCCCTTCAAGGATTTGGACGTCGAGCAGAGGAAGGCCATCTGCATGAAGTGCCACGATCCGGAAATGGGGCACGACTGGCTGCCCCAAAGAGGGATCCACTTTAGGTACTTGGAATGTACCATGTGCCATGCCCCCCAGGCGGAAAAGGGGATGGTCTTTTACCTCCAGATGGTGGACAGGAAGGGGGTGGAGAAACGGCTTAAATATGGAGAGGTGGCCGAGCTGTTGGGTATGGAAAACCCCGACCTGGTAAAATTGCTGGATGGCGACGGCAATGGATTTTTGGAGGCCAAGGAGATCCTCTCCTTCCTTAAGTCGATGAGGGAAAAAGACGAGGAGAGGGTAGAGTTGGGAGCGATGGTCCTGGTGCTGAAGCCGTTCCATAACTATACCGACAAGGGGACCAAGGCGAAGGATTGTTCCCTCTGCCATTCCTCCCAGGCGGAATTCTATTCTAAACTGGTTATGGAGATCCCCGAACAGGGGGGCGGTATAAGAACCCTTCCCTTGGACAAAGATACCCTGGTGGGGATTCACACCATTCCGGTCACCAGCCCTTTCTATCTTTTAGGTGAGAGCAGGATCTCTAAGAGGGATATAGCTGCCCTCATGTATGCGGTGAAGAAGGGGACCGTAAGGGACTCCATGTATGCAGTGAGGAAGATCGGATATAAGTGGCTGGATGTTATAGGAATCTTGTTCCTCTTAGGAGGCCTGGGTTTTGTAATTCTGCACGGGTTGATCAGGGTATTGACCAGAGGAATGAGGGCAAAGGGGCGGCCATAA
- the mobB gene encoding molybdopterin-guanine dinucleotide biosynthesis protein B: protein MIPIVSIVGRSKSGKTALIELLIPEFIRRGYRVATIKHNVDNFEIDHKGKDSWRHKEAGAQTVVISSPQRVALVEDASQDLTPDELAAKFIRGADIIIAEGFKRERHPKVEVFRKDIHPHPLASEMENLIAVVSDEPLQLDVPCLGSNDITGVADIIEERVISAQAEGDTTLWVDGEIISLRPFANAIISKTIQGMISSLKGCADPQEIEIRIQLRKRR from the coding sequence ATGATACCTATTGTCTCCATTGTGGGGAGGTCCAAAAGCGGAAAGACCGCCCTCATTGAACTGCTGATCCCAGAGTTCATCCGACGTGGCTATCGGGTGGCTACTATTAAGCATAACGTAGACAATTTCGAGATCGATCACAAAGGAAAGGACAGTTGGCGCCATAAAGAGGCCGGTGCCCAAACGGTGGTAATCTCCTCGCCGCAGAGGGTCGCCCTAGTAGAGGATGCCTCCCAAGACCTCACCCCGGACGAACTGGCTGCTAAATTTATTCGGGGAGCGGATATCATCATCGCGGAGGGATTTAAGCGAGAGAGACACCCCAAGGTAGAGGTCTTCAGAAAGGATATCCATCCCCATCCATTGGCATCTGAGATGGAGAATCTGATCGCCGTGGTGAGCGATGAACCCCTTCAGTTGGATGTCCCCTGTCTTGGTTCAAACGATATTACAGGGGTAGCCGATATCATCGAAGAGCGGGTCATCTCCGCACAGGCAGAAGGCGATACCACCCTGTGGGTAGATGGGGAGATTATCTCCCTGCGCCCCTTCGCTAATGCCATCATCTCCAAGACTATCCAAGGAATGATCTCTTCATTAAAGGGGTGTGCAGACCCCCAAGAGATAGAGATAAGAATCCAATTAAGGAAAAGAAGGTAA
- a CDS encoding site-specific DNA-methyltransferase, producing the protein MFKKIKISNSFKPFEQIVVYPGDCLDLLKQIPDGSLQLVVTSPPYNIGKEYEKKLKLSQYIEQQALVIQECVRVLSRHGSICWQVGNYVDNGSIIPLDTVLYPIFTDLGLKMRNRIIWHFEHGLHCSRRFSGRYETIIWFTKSKDYVFNLDPVRVPQKYPGKKYFKGPKAGLYSCNPLGKNPGDIWVIPNVKCNHVEKTVHPCQFPVELIERLVLSMSNEDDWVLDPFLGVGTTIIAAVRHGRRGAGAETVQEYVDIAHDRIKQEVSGTLRTRPMNKPVYDPEEAGHSLKTPPWKPQPEPKQLKLCEKRPRKYGAK; encoded by the coding sequence ATGTTCAAAAAGATCAAAATATCTAATAGCTTTAAGCCCTTCGAGCAAATTGTAGTGTATCCAGGAGACTGTCTGGATTTGCTGAAGCAAATTCCTGATGGGTCGCTTCAACTTGTGGTTACATCACCTCCTTACAATATTGGCAAGGAATACGAGAAGAAGCTGAAGTTAAGTCAATATATAGAGCAGCAAGCATTGGTAATCCAAGAATGCGTCAGGGTGCTTTCAAGGCATGGTAGCATCTGTTGGCAGGTAGGAAACTATGTTGACAATGGTTCCATTATACCTCTTGACACAGTTCTGTACCCTATTTTTACTGATCTTGGTCTAAAGATGCGCAACCGTATTATATGGCATTTTGAACATGGGCTCCACTGCAGCAGAAGATTCTCAGGTAGATATGAAACGATAATATGGTTCACCAAATCCAAAGACTACGTTTTCAATCTTGATCCCGTCAGGGTTCCCCAGAAATATCCTGGAAAAAAATATTTCAAAGGCCCAAAGGCAGGTCTGTATTCGTGCAATCCTTTGGGGAAGAATCCGGGGGATATCTGGGTTATCCCGAATGTAAAGTGTAATCATGTCGAGAAGACAGTACACCCCTGTCAATTTCCCGTGGAATTGATTGAGAGATTAGTCCTTTCCATGTCCAATGAAGATGACTGGGTACTTGATCCCTTTTTAGGGGTGGGTACAACGATTATAGCCGCAGTTCGGCATGGCCGAAGAGGAGCTGGCGCAGAGACAGTGCAAGAATATGTCGACATTGCCCATGATCGAATAAAGCAAGAAGTTAGTGGGACCTTGCGAACGCGCCCAATGAATAAGCCTGTTTATGATCCAGAAGAAGCAGGACATAGCTTAAAAACGCCCCCCTGGAAACCGCAACCCGAGCCTAAGCAATTGAAATTGTGTGAGAAAAGACCAAGAAAGTACGGCGCAAAATGA
- a CDS encoding response regulator — MPKILVVDDEESIRFLYQEELTDDGYEVATAASGHRLLERIEEEGPDLVILDIKLAEYNGLDLLQDIRNRYYNLPVILCSAYEVFKKDIKTIAADAYVVKSSDLTQLKKVIRRALEGRRDELGRGKE; from the coding sequence ATGCCTAAGATCCTAGTGGTCGATGACGAGGAGTCCATACGATTCCTCTATCAGGAAGAATTGACGGATGATGGTTATGAGGTAGCCACGGCCGCCAGCGGCCACAGACTCTTGGAGAGGATTGAAGAGGAAGGGCCAGATCTCGTCATATTGGACATCAAACTAGCTGAATATAATGGCTTAGATCTGCTTCAGGATATACGTAACAGATATTATAATCTACCGGTGATCCTTTGCTCCGCATATGAGGTCTTTAAAAAGGATATAAAGACCATTGCCGCTGATGCCTATGTGGTTAAATCATCGGACCTGACCCAGCTCAAGAAGGTAATCCGCAGGGCCTTGGAAGGCAGGAGGGATGAGCTCGGAAGAGGTAAGGAGTGA
- a CDS encoding cytochrome b/b6 domain-containing protein — protein MTQQKGEMLNPLLVRIWHWVHGIAIVLLVLTGIQLRFPDLVTWFGTFKSAVNIHNILGFIVFFDYFLWLGFYLVKKELVKQYAPTPEDFAIGIPTQANYYFARIFLGDPPPFEPRPEAKFNSLQKTAYFGIMFIMLPLQIITGLLLWDLETFRPIIEAVGGVRVVDAFHVILAYIFTAFLITHIYLGTLGHTVFAHFKAMILGYEEKEVAEVEPERTSS, from the coding sequence ATGACCCAGCAGAAGGGAGAGATGTTAAATCCATTGCTAGTGAGGATTTGGCACTGGGTGCATGGGATAGCCATCGTTTTATTGGTGCTTACCGGGATTCAGTTACGGTTCCCTGACTTGGTTACGTGGTTTGGGACCTTTAAGAGTGCGGTAAACATCCATAACATCTTAGGCTTTATTGTGTTCTTCGATTACTTCCTCTGGCTTGGTTTCTATCTGGTGAAGAAGGAGTTGGTAAAGCAGTACGCCCCCACCCCAGAGGACTTTGCCATTGGCATCCCTACGCAAGCAAATTACTACTTTGCCCGCATCTTTCTAGGTGATCCACCCCCCTTTGAACCCAGGCCAGAGGCCAAGTTTAACTCCCTGCAGAAGACCGCATACTTTGGTATCATGTTCATCATGCTTCCCCTACAGATAATTACGGGACTCCTTCTGTGGGATTTGGAGACGTTCCGTCCCATTATAGAGGCGGTAGGGGGGGTAAGGGTGGTGGATGCCTTTCACGTAATCCTGGCTTACATTTTCACTGCCTTTTTGATTACCCACATTTACCTTGGCACCTTGGGGCATACGGTGTTTGCCCATTTTAAGGCGATGATCTTGGGCTATGAAGAAAAGGAGGTCGCGGAAGTTGAACCTGAGAGGACTTCTTCCTGA
- a CDS encoding alpha/beta hydrolase: protein MKEGFELSLLDLPEVSRFIFYPRKDPPPAGDIAVYPVEVGEGIFIVCRFYPAAEGVATILYFHGNGETAGDYDLISPLYTDQGINLFVADYRGYGLSTGEPSIRHIFQDAHPIFQRLKEALQERGHPGVIFVMGRSLGSGPAIEVAFHYQDELKGLIVESGFSDAFRLLSYIGLPLKVPPRQQSGFPNGEKMRSIHLPTLLIHAAEDHLIPLREAEDLYSLCAAEDKRLVVIPRADHNSLMMVGRDRYFQAIREFIKRYE from the coding sequence ATGAAGGAGGGGTTTGAGCTCTCCCTTTTAGATCTGCCTGAGGTCTCTCGTTTTATCTTCTATCCGCGCAAAGATCCTCCCCCTGCGGGGGATATAGCCGTCTATCCTGTGGAAGTAGGGGAAGGGATCTTCATCGTCTGTCGTTTCTACCCGGCCGCAGAGGGGGTTGCTACCATCCTCTACTTCCACGGAAATGGCGAGACGGCAGGAGATTACGACCTCATCTCCCCCCTCTATACTGATCAGGGGATCAATCTCTTTGTAGCCGACTACCGCGGCTATGGTCTGAGCACAGGAGAGCCTTCCATAAGGCATATATTTCAGGATGCCCATCCCATCTTTCAAAGGCTCAAAGAGGCCCTCCAGGAAAGGGGTCATCCTGGGGTGATCTTTGTTATGGGCCGCTCCTTGGGGAGCGGCCCGGCAATAGAAGTGGCCTTTCACTACCAGGATGAGTTAAAGGGGCTTATTGTGGAGAGTGGCTTCAGTGACGCCTTTCGCCTCCTCAGCTACATAGGGTTGCCATTGAAAGTCCCACCACGCCAACAAAGCGGTTTTCCCAATGGGGAGAAGATGCGCTCCATCCATTTGCCCACCCTCCTCATCCATGCAGCCGAGGATCATCTCATACCTCTCAGGGAGGCCGAGGATTTATATAGCTTATGCGCCGCTGAAGATAAGCGCCTGGTGGTGATACCGCGGGCGGACCACAACAGCCTGATGATGGTGGGCAGAGATCGTTACTTTCAGGCCATTCGGGAGTTTATTAAGAGATATGAATAA
- a CDS encoding tetratricopeptide repeat protein, with amino-acid sequence MRYSLDQFEPGEAWLVFRVDCLVQDQPVDIYLLMDVASTYVFGNIVVPGELPETKEISKLMRDAYKTKNSWPRKFFCPAQDPAEDLFRRHSEEKGISFEVAPLSYFERIIGPLKKLFSQHFYSPMASAGGFDYDTPPTDEQRISQAFIPDSYDLCPCASGLKYKFCCKPIFEEITHAMTAAEEGDLKEALKWMDKAKSKVGETAEVLCRYAIVYTFFDMIKADEYLEKCLLSAPHHPRANYVRGINLKEKGDIEGAIKAYKTAINNYPSTDRYHLNETWNNLGTAYYDLGEYSEAKAAWEKALVYLPEDPVTIENLNKFIYHNPNIPTEIKGSQTIH; translated from the coding sequence ATGAGATATTCACTTGACCAATTTGAACCAGGAGAGGCATGGTTGGTATTTCGTGTGGACTGTCTTGTTCAGGACCAGCCGGTTGATATCTACCTCTTAATGGATGTTGCCAGCACCTACGTTTTTGGAAATATTGTGGTGCCAGGTGAATTACCGGAAACAAAAGAAATCAGTAAACTGATGCGAGATGCCTATAAAACGAAAAACTCTTGGCCAAGAAAGTTCTTCTGCCCCGCACAAGATCCTGCTGAGGATTTATTTCGGAGACATTCAGAAGAAAAAGGAATTTCATTTGAGGTTGCACCATTATCCTATTTCGAGCGGATAATTGGGCCGTTAAAGAAATTATTCAGCCAGCATTTTTATTCACCGATGGCAAGTGCTGGCGGATTCGATTACGACACTCCTCCAACCGATGAGCAAAGAATATCTCAAGCTTTCATTCCAGATAGTTATGATTTGTGTCCATGTGCATCTGGGTTGAAGTACAAATTCTGTTGCAAACCGATTTTTGAGGAAATTACTCATGCCATGACGGCTGCTGAGGAAGGGGATTTAAAAGAAGCCCTCAAATGGATGGATAAGGCTAAATCGAAAGTCGGGGAAACAGCCGAAGTACTTTGCCGCTATGCCATAGTTTATACTTTTTTTGACATGATTAAGGCTGATGAATATCTGGAGAAATGCCTCCTTTCCGCCCCACACCACCCACGTGCAAACTATGTCAGAGGGATAAACCTCAAAGAAAAAGGTGATATAGAAGGAGCAATAAAAGCGTACAAAACTGCGATCAACAATTATCCGTCTACAGACCGGTATCATCTTAACGAAACATGGAATAATCTGGGAACAGCATATTATGACCTGGGGGAATATTCCGAGGCAAAAGCGGCTTGGGAGAAAGCATTAGTCTATTTGCCCGAAGATCCGGTGACGATAGAGAATTTAAACAAATTTATATACCATAACCCCAATATTCCAACAGAAATTAAGGGAAGCCAGACCATTCATTGA
- a CDS encoding aminotransferase class I/II-fold pyridoxal phosphate-dependent enzyme: MIAERLKRIRPSGVRRIFDMASRIKDPIDLSLGEPDFDIPEGIKREGIRWIEGGFNKYTLTQGIPELRQKVEEHLKGKEVNCEKVMITAGVTGGLLLCCLSLIDPGDEVLIPDPYFVMFEYQVLLMGGIPRYIDTYPNFRLREGKIREVISPRTKLIIINSPANPTGTVYSREELEVVADIARERDLMVISDDIYESFVYDAPAAPCMGQVYERTITLGGFSKTWGMTGWRLGYAAGPEEVIQQMITLQQYSFTCPPSFAQKAALVALDYDMGEYINRYKEKRDFVYEGLKERYRVEKPRGAFFIFPEAHDGDGEKLVEKAISKGVFIIPGDVFSQRKSHFRISFAAPIDVLERGVKVLREL, translated from the coding sequence ATGATTGCCGAGAGACTGAAGAGGATAAGGCCTTCAGGGGTGCGACGCATCTTTGATATGGCCAGCCGGATAAAGGACCCCATCGATCTGAGTCTAGGGGAGCCGGACTTCGACATCCCCGAGGGGATAAAGAGGGAGGGTATCCGCTGGATAGAGGGGGGTTTCAACAAATATACCCTGACCCAGGGGATACCCGAGTTGAGGCAGAAAGTAGAGGAGCACCTCAAAGGGAAGGAGGTCAATTGTGAAAAGGTCATGATCACCGCTGGGGTCACCGGAGGGCTCCTGCTGTGCTGTCTGAGCCTCATCGATCCTGGTGATGAGGTCCTGATCCCGGATCCCTATTTCGTCATGTTCGAGTACCAGGTCCTGCTGATGGGGGGAATCCCCCGATATATCGATACATACCCGAACTTTCGCCTGCGCGAGGGAAAGATCCGTGAGGTCATCTCTCCGCGGACAAAACTCATCATCATCAACAGTCCAGCCAACCCCACCGGGACCGTATACTCCCGGGAGGAGCTGGAGGTGGTGGCCGACATTGCCAGGGAGCGGGATTTAATGGTGATCTCCGATGACATCTATGAGAGCTTCGTCTACGATGCGCCGGCGGCCCCCTGTATGGGTCAGGTCTATGAGAGGACCATCACCCTCGGTGGGTTTTCCAAGACCTGGGGGATGACGGGGTGGCGCCTGGGATATGCCGCCGGACCCGAAGAGGTCATCCAGCAAATGATCACCCTGCAGCAGTATTCCTTCACCTGCCCTCCCTCTTTCGCCCAAAAGGCGGCCCTAGTAGCCCTCGACTATGATATGGGGGAATATATAAATCGATATAAAGAAAAAAGGGACTTCGTCTATGAGGGCTTAAAGGAAAGGTATCGGGTGGAGAAGCCGCGAGGGGCCTTCTTTATCTTCCCCGAGGCCCATGATGGGGACGGGGAAAAATTGGTGGAGAAGGCCATCAGTAAGGGAGTCTTTATCATACCCGGAGATGTCTTCTCGCAGCGCAAAAGCCACTTTCGTATCTCCTTTGCAGCCCCCATAGATGTCTTGGAGAGGGGGGTAAAGGTCCTGAGGGAGCTGTGA
- a CDS encoding restriction endonuclease yields MKIIEIYSHLNGLEFLIVHKPKLWKEIKKVIQSVNAKACRTKVSKEKGMVGKLLYSPIDMNTHFKKLLSEAGWKESRVSYWVTKSEKLIRKTLSMDPQEQKKEIEAAGEKPIYSYNQTDFVKDRVAIEVQFGKYSFVAYDLFVKHLAFYIGDHIDVGIEILPMKALQAQMNSGVSYYEGEFYNVIRQGRGVPAVPLIIVGIMP; encoded by the coding sequence ATGAAGATCATTGAAATCTATTCCCATTTGAACGGCCTCGAATTCCTGATCGTTCATAAACCAAAACTGTGGAAGGAAATAAAGAAGGTCATCCAGTCTGTTAATGCAAAGGCTTGCAGGACAAAAGTGTCAAAAGAAAAGGGGATGGTTGGGAAACTTCTTTATAGCCCAATTGACATGAATACGCATTTTAAGAAACTTCTAAGTGAGGCGGGATGGAAAGAGAGCAGGGTCAGTTATTGGGTGACGAAAAGCGAAAAACTTATAAGAAAAACACTGTCTATGGATCCCCAAGAGCAGAAAAAAGAGATTGAAGCTGCGGGAGAAAAACCCATTTACAGCTACAATCAAACTGATTTTGTCAAGGATCGTGTTGCGATTGAAGTCCAGTTCGGCAAGTACTCTTTTGTTGCCTACGATCTTTTCGTGAAACACCTTGCCTTTTACATCGGCGACCATATCGACGTGGGAATTGAAATCCTTCCAATGAAAGCACTCCAAGCACAAATGAATTCAGGTGTGTCATACTACGAGGGCGAATTCTACAACGTTATTCGACAAGGCCGCGGCGTGCCTGCTGTCCCTTTGATCATTGTCGGAATTATGCCATAA
- a CDS encoding MBL fold metallo-hydrolase: protein MYLDDLKLHIIGDLLTKSYLVETPNGLFLIDTGASGNEPRIFRKMDQINRNDLKLIYITHAHFDHYGSAQALQQKTGAPIAVHRSDAGYMSRGETPLEKVRSWGRLGKRFLPIAKMFWSTKETEADILVEEGHSFESLGLNAVVLHMPGHTPGSTCLLLEGKYAFVGDLVISQPWLHVQNYYADNWDDVVRSFERLKKLSPRVVFPGHGRPINGDKLDKIKYDHMNR, encoded by the coding sequence ATGTATCTCGATGATTTGAAGTTACACATAATTGGCGACTTGTTGACAAAATCATACCTGGTAGAGACTCCAAATGGTCTTTTCCTTATTGATACTGGTGCATCTGGAAACGAACCAAGGATATTTAGAAAGATGGACCAGATTAATAGAAATGACTTGAAGTTGATTTATATCACTCATGCGCATTTTGATCACTATGGAAGTGCCCAGGCATTGCAACAGAAAACGGGAGCTCCTATTGCAGTTCATAGGTCTGACGCTGGATATATGAGCAGAGGAGAAACCCCATTGGAAAAAGTGAGAAGTTGGGGTCGACTCGGTAAGCGGTTTTTACCGATTGCTAAAATGTTCTGGAGTACAAAAGAGACGGAAGCAGATATACTCGTAGAAGAAGGACACTCATTCGAATCCTTGGGCCTTAACGCTGTTGTGTTACACATGCCTGGTCATACCCCCGGTTCAACATGTCTGCTATTGGAAGGTAAATATGCATTTGTGGGAGATCTGGTTATTTCACAACCATGGCTTCACGTTCAAAACTATTACGCAGATAATTGGGACGATGTAGTACGGAGTTTTGAGAGATTAAAAAAACTAAGTCCAAGAGTAGTATTTCCAGGGCACGGTAGACCAATTAATGGGGATAAACTGGATAAAATAAAATATGACCATATGAATAGATGA
- a CDS encoding glycosyl transferase, which yields MAFYEENPTKIKRADIVVGIPSYNEAHTISYPTTQASLGLHQFFGDKRSVIINCDNNSPDGTKEAFLNTPTEVPKIYICTPPGVRGKGNNLMNLFAKVDELQAQACIIIDADLRSITPKWIRNLGEPLFMDFGFVAPLYVRHKYDATITNNIAYPLIRSLYGRRVRQPIGGEFGISGETIRIYLEHEFWKEEVSQFGIDIWMTTLAIAHNIPICQSYMGRPKIHRLKDPGAELGPMFGQVMGTIFGMMAPYEPYWRRVRWSKPSAVFGFGLGEMELPPPVEVDREGLYKRFSQGIAQFQGVWKEVLAPEVFAKLMEVKEIGWEHLDFPTQLWAQILFDYAISYQSFKGDRGTLLDSLVPLYFGKVYSFVHRTERMSIQEAEEYIEDQCMVFEETRPHLDERWGREGEKYA from the coding sequence ATGGCCTTCTATGAGGAGAATCCGACAAAGATAAAGAGGGCGGACATTGTAGTTGGCATTCCCTCCTATAACGAGGCCCATACCATTTCTTACCCCACCACCCAGGCCAGTCTAGGGCTCCATCAATTTTTCGGGGATAAGAGATCGGTGATTATCAACTGCGACAACAACTCCCCTGATGGGACTAAAGAGGCCTTTTTGAACACCCCCACTGAGGTCCCCAAGATCTATATCTGTACCCCCCCTGGGGTCCGGGGAAAAGGGAATAACCTGATGAACCTGTTTGCCAAGGTCGATGAACTGCAGGCCCAGGCCTGCATTATCATTGACGCCGATCTGAGGAGCATCACCCCCAAGTGGATAAGAAACTTGGGGGAACCCCTATTCATGGATTTTGGCTTTGTCGCTCCCCTTTATGTACGGCATAAATATGATGCTACCATCACCAATAATATCGCCTACCCCCTTATCCGCTCCCTTTATGGCCGTCGTGTCCGCCAACCCATCGGGGGGGAATTTGGCATCTCCGGGGAGACAATACGCATATATTTGGAACACGAGTTTTGGAAAGAGGAGGTCTCCCAATTCGGCATTGATATCTGGATGACCACCCTGGCGATCGCCCACAATATACCCATCTGCCAATCCTATATGGGGCGTCCGAAGATCCACCGTCTCAAGGATCCTGGGGCTGAGCTAGGCCCTATGTTCGGGCAGGTAATGGGGACCATCTTCGGGATGATGGCCCCCTATGAACCCTATTGGAGAAGGGTGAGGTGGAGCAAGCCCTCCGCTGTCTTTGGCTTCGGCCTGGGGGAGATGGAGCTACCCCCTCCGGTGGAGGTAGATAGAGAGGGGCTTTATAAACGTTTTTCTCAAGGTATTGCTCAGTTCCAAGGGGTTTGGAAGGAGGTGTTGGCGCCGGAGGTCTTCGCTAAACTGATGGAGGTCAAAGAAATAGGGTGGGAACACCTTGACTTTCCCACCCAGCTTTGGGCCCAAATACTCTTCGATTATGCCATCAGCTATCAAAGTTTTAAAGGCGATAGGGGGACATTGTTGGATTCCCTCGTCCCCCTCTACTTTGGGAAGGTCTATTCCTTTGTCCATCGCACCGAGAGGATGTCCATCCAAGAAGCAGAGGAGTATATCGAGGATCAATGCATGGTGTTTGAGGAGACCCGGCCCCATTTGGATGAGAGGTGGGGGAGAGAAGGAGAGAAATATGCCTAA